The following nucleotide sequence is from Acidobacteriota bacterium.
GACTGCCCGGGGCTCTGGCTCTGGCCTGGGCCCTCTGGGTCCTGTGGGGCGCCCTGCGCCGGCGCTGGAGCGCCGGCGCCGAGAGGGCCTCCAAGGCCGCCGGACAAGGCTTCGAACGTTCCGACGCGGTGGTGGCTTGGGCGGGAGTGGCGGCCCTGGCGGTGCTCGCCGCGGCTCAATTCCCCTTCCGCATCGCCCTGGTGGCCTATCAGGCGATTCTCTTCCTGGCCTGGGTGCTGCCGTCGTCGCCTCCGAAGGAGTCGTCATGAGAGGGCGTTGGGTGGCCATCCTGCTCTCGGTGGCCCTGGCAGTGGGAGTCGTCTGGCAAGTCCAGCGCAGCGCCGAGCGTCGCCTGGCCAGCCGCCTGCTGGCGCGGGTGGAGGCCATCAGCCTGCAGCTGGTCGCCGCCCGTCAGGCCCCCCGGCAGATCCTCCAGCGCAACCTGCGGGACCTGCGGCGGGCGGAGGAGCTGGATCCTGTGGAGTCGGGGATCCCCCTGGCGCTGGGTAGCCAATATCTCTTGCTCAACCGGCCCCAGGCGGCGGAACAAGCCTATCGGGACGCCCTGGCGGTGGAGCCCCGGCCGGAGATCTACCTCAATCTGGGCAAGGCCCAATCCCTCGCCGGAAAAGACGAGGAAGCGCGGCAGAGCTTTGACAAGGCGGTGGCGTTGGATTGGCAGTTCGAGGAGCAGATTCCACCATCCATGAGCTGGAAGGAATAGCTGCGGGATCCTCGGTCAGCTCAGGTTCCCTGGGACGAGAGCACGATCTTCACCGTGCGCAGCAGAGTGGAGAAATCCAGCCACAGGCTCCAGTTGGCGATGTACGCGAGGTCGTAGCGCAGCTTGTTCTGCGCCGTCGAGTGGTAGTGGCCGTTGATCTGGGCCAGGCCGGTGAGGCCTGGGGCGATGGAGAAGCGCTCCGCGTAGCCCGGCACCTCTTCCAAGTAGCGACGTACGAAGACCGGCCGCTCCGGCCGAGGTCCCACCAGGCTCATGCTGCCCCCCAGCACGTTGAACAGCTGGGGCAGCTCGTCGAGGCGGGTGCGGCGGAGAAAGCCGCCCACCGGCGTCAGCCGCGGATCGTTGGGTTGGGCCAGCACCTCGCCGGTGGCGGCCTCGGCGTCCTGGTGCATGGTGCGGAATTTGAGCAGCTCGAAGGGCTCTTGGTGTATTCCCACCCGAGTCTGGCGGTAGATCACCGGGCCGGGGGAGGTCAGCCGCACCAGCAGCGCGGTGGCGGCCATGGCGGGGAGCGCCAGGAGCAGCAGCAGGGTGGCTCCCAGGATGTCGAAGCTGCGCTTCATGGGGGAGCTCACCCGCCACTCCCGCTGACGCACCACCTCCACCATGGGTAAATCCCGCACCCAGCGGTAGCGCATGCGGCCGATGAGGCTTTCGAAGGGCCCCGGCAACAGCAGCACCCCGCCCCCGGCGGCCTCCCGCGCCAGCCGGTCGATGAGCCGCGTCTGCCAGGGATAGGCGTCGGTGGCGAGGATCACCTCGTCCGCCGCCCCCTCCGCCAACAGCGCCGGCAGGTCGTCGACGGTGCCCAGGTGGGGCCCGAGGATCTGCTCCGGCGGCAGGGCATCGGGCTCCGGCGGGTGCACCTCGCCGTCGTCCGGAGCGCTGACGTGACCCATCACCTGCAGCTGGTACCAGGGATGGTGGTGCACCGTGGACGCCAGCTCCCGGGCTACCGGTCCGCTGCCGACGATGATCACCCGCCGCGGCGGCGGGCTGTGCAGCCGTAGCAGCAGGCTGCGCCAGGCGAGCAAGCCTGAAAAGTCGATGGCAGCGAAAAGCACCAGCACCGAGCGCGGGAACTCGCGGTTGGTGAGGAAGTAGAAGCCCATGAGCAGCAGGCTGTGCACCACCACCGCCGCCAGCAGGCGCCGCGGCAGCTCGGCCCGGGACTCGGGCTCCGGCGGGTCGTAGAGGCCGAAGAAGTAGAGCAGCAGCAGCTGGCTGACGGCGACGATCCACCACTGGCTGAAGAAGTAGGCCATGCGGTCCGCCGGCAGCAGCCCGAGGGTGAAGGGCAGGGGGACGTGGATGCGCAGGAGGAACGCGGCGAGAAAGGCAAGGCTGCCGCAGATCAGGTCCCCTGCCGCCCGCAGCGCCGGTCGGCCTTGTCCCTGGGCGTTCATGATCGGTGACTCTACCAGTGCTCCCAGGGCTCAGCGCACGCCATCTCGCCGCGTGCTCGTCGTTCGGCTTGTGCGGCGTACCCGGAGTACGCCTCCGCGCCTCTCTCCTGCGCTTCGACGATCTGACGCCCGCTGGATCCCGGGTAGTAGGTTCTGCGCACGCCATCTCGCTGCGAGCTGGTCCTGCTGCCGGTGCGGGAGGGGAGATGGGTGCGACCGCAGCACGGATTTGTGAGCGCTCGGGTATACTTTCGTGGTCATGAAGGTCACTGAACATCTGGATCGCGCTGCGCGTCCGCTGATCAGCTTCGAGATCATTCCGCCCTTGCGCGGTGGGGACCTGCAGGGCTTGTTGCGTTTGATCGATGACCTGATGCGCTACGAGCCGCCGTTCATCGACATCACCAGCCACGCCGCGGAGATCATCTACGAGGAAACTCCGGACGGTTTTCAGCGCCGGGTCAAGCGCAAGCGCCCCGGAACTCTGGGCGTTTGTGCGCTGATTCAGAACAAATACAACGTCGATGCCGTGCCCCACATTCTGTGCCAGAGCTTCACTCGTGAGGAGACGGAAGATTTCCTCATCGAGCTGCGTTATCTAGGTATCGACAACGTCCTCGCCGTGCGCGGCGACGACAGCGGCTACAAGAAGCCCCTGCGCCACGGCCGCAGCCGCAATATCTACGCCATGGACCTGGTGCAGCAGGTGGCGGATATGAATCGGGGGATCTATCTCGAAGAGGATCTGCTGGACGCCGAGCCGTCGGACTTTTGCATTGGCGTCGGCGGCTACCCCGAGAAGCATTTCGAGGCGCCCAATCTGGAGAGCGACATCCGGTGGGCGAAGGCGAAGGTGGAGGCCGGGGCGGAGTACATCGTGACTCAGATGTTCTACGACAATCAGCGCTACTTCAGCTACGTCGAGGCCTGTCGCGCCGCGGGCATCGAGGTCCCTATCATCCCGGGGCTCAAGATCCTGACCAAGAAGCGCCAGCTGACCACCATCCCGAGGAATTTCTTCGTCGACATCCCTTCCCAGCTGGCGGACGAGGTGCAGGCCGCCGACGCCAAGCATGTTCTGGACATCGGCGTCGAGTGGGCGGCACGGCAGACGGAGGAATTGCTCGACCGCAACGTTCCGGCGGTGCACTTCTACGTCATGGCCAGCTCCCGGGCGGTGAGCCAGCTGATGAAGCGCCTCGATCTGCACTGTTCGGTGACTTAGCCGCTGGTGCTCCGATGCCGGTAACTGGTTGCCGGTAGTTGGCCGCCGGTTACCGGTCGTCGATCCGGAGGGAACGAACACAATCCTCCACCGTCTCCCCATCTCGGTCCATCCCCAACGCTAGGATTCTTTCTCCATGAGCCCTTCTGCCAAATCTTCCTCGGCCTACGCCTACCCCATCCAGGCACCGGCGGAGCCACCGCCGGAGCCGGCGGATCGGGAAGCCCGCACTGCCGCCCTGCTCTCCGCCCTGGAGGAGCGCATTCTGGTCCTCGACGGCGCTACCGGCACCGCCATGCAGTCGGTGGAGCTCACCGCCGACCACTTTGGTGGCCCGGACCTGGAGGGCTGCAACGAGATGCTCTGCCTGATCTCGCCCCAGGTGGTGGACGGCGTCCACGAGAGCTATCTCGCCGCCGGTGCCGACATCGTGGAGACCAACACCTTCGGCGGTACACCGCTGGTGCTGGCGGAGTACGACCAGGCTCACCGTGCCTACGAGATCAACCGGGTGGCGGCGGAGATCGCCCGCGGCGCCTGCGCTCGCCACGACCGCCCGGGGCGCACTCATTTCGTCTGCGGTTCCATCGGTCCCACCACCAAGGCCATTTCGGTCACCGGCGGGGTCACCTTCCAGGAGCTGGTGGACAATTTCCGTCTGCAGGCCCAGGGATTGATGGCCGGCGGCGCCGACTATCTGCTGGTGGAGACCTGCCAGGATACCCGCAACATCAAGGCCGCGCTGCTGGGGCTGGAGCAGGCTTTCGAATGGGCCGGGTGGCGCATCCCGGTGGCGGTGTCCGCCACCATCGAGCCCACCGGCACCATGCTCGCCGGGCAGGACGCCGAGGCCCTGGCGGTCTCCTTGTTGCACGCCGATCTGCTCTACGTGGGACTCAACTGCGCCACCGGGCCGGGGCTCATGGCGGATCACCTGCGCACCCTGAGCGAGCTCTGCCGCACCCGCGTGGCCTGCGTTCCCAACGCCGGTCTGCCGGACGAGGAGGGGCAGTATCAGGAAGGCCCGGAACACTTCCGCGAGGTCTTCGGCCGCTTCCTGGATAGCGGCTGGTTGAACCTGGTGGGGGGCTGCTGCGGCACCACCGCGGAGCACGTCAGCACCCTGGCGGAGCTGGTGGCGGACTACCGGCCGCGGCGCATCCCGGTGCATCAGCGGCCGCTGGTCTCGGGGCTGGAAGCGGTGGAGCTCACCGCCGACAACCGGCCGCTGCTGGTGGGGGAGCGCACCAATGTCTTGGGCAGCCGCAAATTCAAGCGCCTCATCGCCGCCGGCGAGATCGAACAGGCGGCGGAGATCGGCCGGGGCCAGGTCAAGGCCGGGGCGCAGATCGTCGACGTCTGCCTGCAGGATCCGGATCGCGACGAGCTGCGGGACATGGAGCTCTTCCTCGACCAGCTGATGAAGCTGATCAAGGTGCCGGTGATGATCGATTCCACCGACGCCGAGGTGATGGAGCGCTCCCTGACCTACTGCCAGGGCAAGGCGATCCTCAACTCCATCAACCTGGAGGACGGCCGCAGTCGTTTCGAGGCGGTGGTGCCGCTGGCCCAGCGCTTCGGCGCGGCGCTGGTGGTGGGGCTCATCGACGAGCAGGGCATGGCGGTGTCGGTGGAGCGCAAGATGGAGGTGGCCCACCGCAGCTACCGCATCCTCACCGAGGAGATGGGGGTAGCGCCGGAGGATATCTGGTGGGACGCCCTGGTGTTCCCCTGCGGCACCGGCGACGAGGCTTATCTGGGCTCCGCCGCCGGCACCATCGAGGGCGTGCGCCGGTTGAAGGCGGAGCTGCCCCACACCCGCACCATCCTCGGCGTTTCCAACGTCAGCTTCGGTCTGCCCACCGCCGGCCGCGAGGTGCTCAACTCCGTCTTCCTCTACCACGCCACCCGCGCCGGCCTCGACACCGCCATCGTCAACACCCAGCGGCTGGCCCGCTACGCCGAGATTCCGGAGGAGGAGCGCAAGCTGGCGGAGGCCTTGATCTTCCTCGACCCCGGTGACGTGGCCGGCGGTGATGCGGCGGTGGAAGCCTTCACCGCCCACTTCCGGGACCGCAGCGCCATGACCCCCCGGCAGCCCCGGGAGGAGCTGGAGCTGGCGGAGCGCATCGCCCGCTCGGTGGTGGAAGGCAGCAAGATCGGTCTCGAAGACGACCTCGCCCAGGCCCTGGAGGACGAGCGCTGGCCCGAGCCCCTGGCGATCATCAACGGCCCGCTGATGGACGGCATGAAGGAGGTGGGCCGGCTATTCAACGACAACCAGCTGATCGTCGCCGAGGTGCTCCAGAGCGCCGAGGTGATGAAAGCGGCGGTGGCCTTCCTGGAACCCCACATGGAGCGTTCCGACGGCTCCAGCCGCGGCAAGGTGTTGCTGGCCACGGTCAAGGGGGATGTCCACGACATCGGCAAGAACCTGGTGGACATCATCCTCAGCAACAACGGCTTCGAAGTGGTCAATCTGGGGATCAAGGTGCCCAGCGAGGTGCTGATCCAGGCGGTGGAGGAGCATCGGCCGGACGTGCTGGGCCTCTCCGGTCTGCTGGTCAAGAGCGCTCAGCAGATGGTCACCAGCGCCGGTGATCTGCAAGCGGCGGGGATTTCGGTACCCATGCTGGTGGGCGGAGCCGCCCTCACCCGGCGCTTCACCCACAAGAAGATCGCACCGGCCTACGGCGCTCTATGCACCTACGCCAAGGACGCCATGAACGGCCTGCGGCTGGTGGAGCGGTTGTTGGAGCCCAGCGAGCGGGTGGAGCTGGAACGCGAGGTGGCGGAGCAGGCGGCCGCCGACCAGGCCGCCGAAGCTCCGGGCAAGGGGTCTTCCTCGGCGGGGCCGCGGCGCCAGGTGGCGGTGAGCCGCGACGTCGACATCCCCCGGCCGCCGGATCTCGGCCGGCACTCCCGGGAGCTCGATCTGGACGAGGTCTGGGCGCTGCTCAATCCCCAGATGCTCTTCGCCAAACACCTGGGCCTCAAAGGCTCGGTGGCGAAGCTGGCGGCGGCGGGGGATGAGAAATACCGCAAGCTGGAGCGCCTGATGGACGAGCTCAAAGACTTCTGCCGCGGTGGCGGCATGAGCTGCCAGGCCGCCTGGCGTTTCTACCCGGCGCGGGCGGAGGGCAACACCCTGATGCTCCTGGAGCCGGATAGCGACCTCGCCGCGGCGCGCTGGGAGCTGCCGCGGCAGGACGGCGATGGCCTGTGCCTGACGGACTACGTCCTCGACGACGACCACGTGGCCGTCTTCGTCACCACCGCCGGCGCCGGCGTCCGGGAGCAGGTGGAGGAGTGGAAGCAGCAGGGCGAGTACCTGAAGAGCCACGGGCTGGCGGCGCTGGCCCTGGAGACCGCCGAGGCGGCGGCGGAGTGGGTGCATCGGGAGCTGCGCCGCAGCTGGGGCGTGGCGGATCCGGAGGGCCTGTCCCCCAAGGATCTCTTCGCCTGCCGCTACCGGGGCAAGCGCTACAGCTTCGGCTATCCGGCGTGCCCGGATCTCGGTGGCCAGCGCCAGCTCTTCGCTGCTTTGGCGCCGGAAGACATCGGCGTCGAGCTCACCGACGGCGACATGATGGACCCGGAGGCCAGCGTTTCCGCCCTGGTCTTCCACCATCCCGAGGCGCGCTACTTCGGAGTTTGATCTTGAATCGACCCCCTGCGGGGGAAAGGAGCTGACCATGGCTCTCTGGGCTTGGAAGAAGAAAACCACCATGCCGACACCGGACGAGGCGCCGCCGGGCCGCGCGGAGAAGATGCCGGTACCGAATCGCCACCACGTCCTCGACGCCCCCCTGGAGCCGCCGTTCCCGGAGGGCATGGAGCGGGCGATCTTCGGTCTCGGATGTTTTTGGGGTGCGGAGCGCAAGTTCTGGCAGCTCGACGGTGTCTACACCACCGCCGTCGGCTACGCCGCCGGCTTCACCCCCAATCCCACTTACGAAGAGGTTTGCAGCGGCTTCACCGGCCACAACGAGGTGGTGCTGGTGGTCTACGATCCGCAGAAGGTCTCCTTCGAGGAGCTCCTCAAGACCTTCTGGGAGGCCCACGACCCCACCCAGGGCATGCGCCAGGGCAACGACGCCGGCACCCAATACCGCTCCGGCATCTACACCACCACCGAGGCCCAGGCCCAAGCCGCCGAAGCCTCCCGGGACGCATTCCAAGGCCGCCTCACCGAGGCCGGCTACGGCCCCATCACCACCGAGATCCTCCCCGCTCCGGAGTTCTACTACGCCGAGCACTACCACCAGCAATACCTGGCCAAGAACCCCGGCGGCTACTGCGGCCTCGGCGGCACCGGGGTGAGCTGCCCGGTGGGCGTGGCTGTGGCGGATTGAGCCTTCGGGAGCCTTGAGCTCTGGCTCTATGACCCCACCCCGGGGCCGCTACGCTCCGACCCCGTCGGGGCTGCTGCACGTGGGCAATGCGCGCACGGGGCTGGTGGCGTGGTGGTCGGTGCGGAGCCGGGGGGGGACGTTTGTTTGGCGGTTGGAGGATCTGGATCCGCCGCGGACGGTGCCGGGGGCGGCGGAGGCGGCGTTGGAAGATCTGGCGTGGTTGGGGATGGATTGGGACGAAGGGGGAGGGAAGGGGGGCGAGCTGGGGCCTCACGTTCAATCGCAGCGTTCCCAGCACTACCGCGACGCGCTACGGCAGCTCGATCTCCAGGGTCGGCTCTTTCCCTGCCGGCGCTCGCGCAAGGATCTGCGGGAGCTGGCGACGGCGCCCCACGGTCCTCACCAGGGACCGGCGTATCCGGCGCGGCTGCGGCCCAAGGTGCTGGAGCGGGGTTGGTTGTCCAAAGTGCTGGAGGAGACCACTGCAGCTGGCGGTCAAGGCCATGGGAAGACGAGCGCGGCGGTGCGCTTTCGGGTCGATGATCACCCGGTGACCTTCGTCGACCGGGTCCTGGGGCCGCAGACCGAGCGGGTCGATCGTACCGTCGGCGACTTCGTCTTGCGCCGCCGGGACGGCCT
It contains:
- a CDS encoding sugar transferase; the encoded protein is MNAQGQGRPALRAAGDLICGSLAFLAAFLLRIHVPLPFTLGLLPADRMAYFFSQWWIVAVSQLLLLYFFGLYDPPEPESRAELPRRLLAAVVVHSLLLMGFYFLTNREFPRSVLVLFAAIDFSGLLAWRSLLLRLHSPPPRRVIIVGSGPVARELASTVHHHPWYQLQVMGHVSAPDDGEVHPPEPDALPPEQILGPHLGTVDDLPALLAEGAADEVILATDAYPWQTRLIDRLAREAAGGGVLLLPGPFESLIGRMRYRWVRDLPMVEVVRQREWRVSSPMKRSFDILGATLLLLLALPAMAATALLVRLTSPGPVIYRQTRVGIHQEPFELLKFRTMHQDAEAATGEVLAQPNDPRLTPVGGFLRRTRLDELPQLFNVLGGSMSLVGPRPERPVFVRRYLEEVPGYAERFSIAPGLTGLAQINGHYHSTAQNKLRYDLAYIANWSLWLDFSTLLRTVKIVLSSQGT
- the metH gene encoding methionine synthase produces the protein MSPSAKSSSAYAYPIQAPAEPPPEPADREARTAALLSALEERILVLDGATGTAMQSVELTADHFGGPDLEGCNEMLCLISPQVVDGVHESYLAAGADIVETNTFGGTPLVLAEYDQAHRAYEINRVAAEIARGACARHDRPGRTHFVCGSIGPTTKAISVTGGVTFQELVDNFRLQAQGLMAGGADYLLVETCQDTRNIKAALLGLEQAFEWAGWRIPVAVSATIEPTGTMLAGQDAEALAVSLLHADLLYVGLNCATGPGLMADHLRTLSELCRTRVACVPNAGLPDEEGQYQEGPEHFREVFGRFLDSGWLNLVGGCCGTTAEHVSTLAELVADYRPRRIPVHQRPLVSGLEAVELTADNRPLLVGERTNVLGSRKFKRLIAAGEIEQAAEIGRGQVKAGAQIVDVCLQDPDRDELRDMELFLDQLMKLIKVPVMIDSTDAEVMERSLTYCQGKAILNSINLEDGRSRFEAVVPLAQRFGAALVVGLIDEQGMAVSVERKMEVAHRSYRILTEEMGVAPEDIWWDALVFPCGTGDEAYLGSAAGTIEGVRRLKAELPHTRTILGVSNVSFGLPTAGREVLNSVFLYHATRAGLDTAIVNTQRLARYAEIPEEERKLAEALIFLDPGDVAGGDAAVEAFTAHFRDRSAMTPRQPREELELAERIARSVVEGSKIGLEDDLAQALEDERWPEPLAIINGPLMDGMKEVGRLFNDNQLIVAEVLQSAEVMKAAVAFLEPHMERSDGSSRGKVLLATVKGDVHDIGKNLVDIILSNNGFEVVNLGIKVPSEVLIQAVEEHRPDVLGLSGLLVKSAQQMVTSAGDLQAAGISVPMLVGGAALTRRFTHKKIAPAYGALCTYAKDAMNGLRLVERLLEPSERVELEREVAEQAAADQAAEAPGKGSSSAGPRRQVAVSRDVDIPRPPDLGRHSRELDLDEVWALLNPQMLFAKHLGLKGSVAKLAAAGDEKYRKLERLMDELKDFCRGGGMSCQAAWRFYPARAEGNTLMLLEPDSDLAAARWELPRQDGDGLCLTDYVLDDDHVAVFVTTAGAGVREQVEEWKQQGEYLKSHGLAALALETAEAAAEWVHRELRRSWGVADPEGLSPKDLFACRYRGKRYSFGYPACPDLGGQRQLFAALAPEDIGVELTDGDMMDPEASVSALVFHHPEARYFGV
- the msrA gene encoding peptide-methionine (S)-S-oxide reductase MsrA, yielding MALWAWKKKTTMPTPDEAPPGRAEKMPVPNRHHVLDAPLEPPFPEGMERAIFGLGCFWGAERKFWQLDGVYTTAVGYAAGFTPNPTYEEVCSGFTGHNEVVLVVYDPQKVSFEELLKTFWEAHDPTQGMRQGNDAGTQYRSGIYTTTEAQAQAAEASRDAFQGRLTEAGYGPITTEILPAPEFYYAEHYHQQYLAKNPGGYCGLGGTGVSCPVGVAVAD
- the gluQRS gene encoding tRNA glutamyl-Q(34) synthetase GluQRS, which translates into the protein MTPPRGRYAPTPSGLLHVGNARTGLVAWWSVRSRGGTFVWRLEDLDPPRTVPGAAEAALEDLAWLGMDWDEGGGKGGELGPHVQSQRSQHYRDALRQLDLQGRLFPCRRSRKDLRELATAPHGPHQGPAYPARLRPKVLERGWLSKVLEETTAAGGQGHGKTSAAVRFRVDDHPVTFVDRVLGPQTERVDRTVGDFVLRRRDGLWAYQLAVVVDDLLMKIDDVVRGSDLLDSTGRQIQLIEALGGTPPAYAHVPLVLNAEGEKLSKRDEGLTLRSLRQAGVEPRALVGYLAWSLGLQEEPSPRSAGELVESFDWQRVRTTDHVLPEDLARRLSGG
- a CDS encoding methylenetetrahydrofolate reductase produces the protein MKVTEHLDRAARPLISFEIIPPLRGGDLQGLLRLIDDLMRYEPPFIDITSHAAEIIYEETPDGFQRRVKRKRPGTLGVCALIQNKYNVDAVPHILCQSFTREETEDFLIELRYLGIDNVLAVRGDDSGYKKPLRHGRSRNIYAMDLVQQVADMNRGIYLEEDLLDAEPSDFCIGVGGYPEKHFEAPNLESDIRWAKAKVEAGAEYIVTQMFYDNQRYFSYVEACRAAGIEVPIIPGLKILTKKRQLTTIPRNFFVDIPSQLADEVQAADAKHVLDIGVEWAARQTEELLDRNVPAVHFYVMASSRAVSQLMKRLDLHCSVT